A part of Armatimonadota bacterium genomic DNA contains:
- a CDS encoding roadblock/LC7 domain-containing protein, which yields MEKLSAILWDIKRAAGALGVVVSSGDGLVLDTAGDPQVDPETLAAYAASGLMVGERLGDSGGFGPVEALTILYGTRAVVLSPAGPAVAVLVGPAASAGALRLALLRHHDALARAVREEFGVRPSPETSSGADLPAAPPPPTGAHPDAA from the coding sequence ATGGAGAAGCTCTCCGCCATTCTGTGGGACATCAAGCGCGCCGCGGGCGCCCTGGGGGTCGTGGTGTCCTCCGGGGACGGCCTGGTCCTCGACACCGCGGGCGACCCCCAGGTGGACCCCGAGACCCTGGCGGCCTACGCCGCCAGCGGGCTCATGGTCGGCGAGCGGCTGGGCGACAGCGGCGGGTTCGGACCCGTCGAGGCTCTGACGATCCTCTACGGAACCCGCGCCGTCGTCCTTTCCCCCGCGGGGCCGGCGGTGGCCGTTCTGGTGGGCCCGGCGGCCTCGGCCGGCGCCCTGCGGCTGGCCCTGCTACGCCACCACGACGCCCTGGCCCGGGCGGTGCGGGAAGAGTTCGGCGTCCGCCCTTCCCCCGAGACCTCCTCCGGCGCAGACCTGCCCGCCGCCCCGCCGCCTCCGACCGGGGCACACCCCGACGCGGCCTGA
- a CDS encoding FliA/WhiG family RNA polymerase sigma factor yields the protein MADGTTSELWSRFRSGRSPDLRERLALAYLPLVRALARQMAVRMPASVKSEDLEGYGMIGLLEAIDRFDPDRGIPFEAFARLRIRGAMYDYLRTLDLLPRVARRHVHRLQAQARTLARSLGRPPTGREVVAATGWEEAAVERIRADAAAGQVLSLEEIASSDQLPDSVIRDVWGDTLARMERQERDRTLWRAIQALPARHKLVVGLYYCEGLTLAEIGRVLGVTESRVSQMRAEALGMLRTHLALRSWMDGAPAPLPGRPIVA from the coding sequence GTGGCGGACGGGACGACGTCGGAACTGTGGAGCCGGTTTCGCTCCGGGCGCTCTCCGGATCTGCGGGAGCGGCTGGCGCTGGCCTACCTGCCTCTGGTGCGCGCGCTGGCGCGCCAGATGGCGGTCCGGATGCCCGCGTCGGTGAAGAGCGAGGACCTGGAAGGCTACGGGATGATCGGCCTGCTGGAAGCCATCGACCGGTTCGACCCCGACCGGGGGATCCCGTTTGAGGCGTTCGCCCGGCTGCGCATCCGCGGAGCGATGTACGACTACCTGCGCACCCTCGACCTGCTCCCCCGGGTGGCCCGCCGCCACGTCCACCGCCTGCAGGCCCAGGCGAGGACGCTGGCCCGCTCCCTGGGCCGGCCCCCCACCGGGCGGGAAGTGGTCGCGGCCACGGGGTGGGAGGAGGCGGCGGTGGAGCGCATCCGGGCCGACGCCGCGGCCGGGCAGGTGCTGTCCCTGGAAGAGATCGCCTCCTCCGACCAACTGCCCGACAGTGTGATCCGGGACGTCTGGGGCGACACTCTGGCCCGCATGGAGCGGCAGGAGAGGGACCGGACCCTGTGGCGGGCCATCCAGGCCCTGCCGGCGCGGCACAAGCTGGTGGTAGGGCTGTACTACTGCGAGGGCCTGACCCTGGCGGAGATCGGCCGCGTGCTGGGGGTGACCGAATCCCGGGTCAGCCAGATGCGCGCGGAGGCGCTGGGCATGCTGCGGACGCACCTGGCCCTGCGGTCCTGGATGGACGGAGCGCCCGCCCCGCTCCCCGGGCGCCCGATCGTGGCCTGA
- a CDS encoding sensor domain-containing diguanylate cyclase, with translation MENGHSQELAAEAEEMVVRLECARLAEEELPLGVGYHRFLDLVSRAVPFDHGTLYVAEWTSGRLRPVAVRGIRVELAEQVRFARGPGLSGWVAQEGRPVVIPSPRARDGRPSFGDEALRAFLAFPLVHDGVVAGVVALARTDRTFSEEEFARLGRLAEVFGQTLARVRRQARIRELLYLDPKTGLSNRHHFLARVEEETHRARTHATRFAVALLDVDPGEGQDRAERLQAFSRWVQDAVRSCDVIARLEEGRFALLLAGIGGERAAAIVRRLARNAVESVLGPGGRLWLGTASGDGEATPEVLLSRAERALAEVT, from the coding sequence GTGGAAAACGGCCATTCCCAGGAACTGGCGGCCGAGGCCGAGGAGATGGTGGTCCGCCTGGAGTGCGCCCGGCTGGCGGAAGAGGAACTGCCGCTGGGCGTCGGGTACCACCGCTTTCTGGACCTGGTGTCCCGCGCCGTGCCCTTCGACCACGGGACCCTGTACGTGGCCGAGTGGACCTCGGGGCGGCTGCGGCCCGTGGCCGTCCGGGGCATCCGGGTGGAACTGGCCGAGCAGGTGCGGTTCGCCCGCGGTCCCGGCCTGTCCGGGTGGGTGGCGCAGGAAGGGCGCCCGGTGGTGATTCCATCGCCGCGCGCCCGGGACGGCCGCCCGTCGTTCGGCGATGAGGCGCTGCGCGCCTTCCTGGCGTTTCCCCTGGTGCACGACGGCGTGGTGGCGGGCGTGGTGGCCCTGGCCCGCACCGACCGGACGTTTTCCGAGGAGGAGTTCGCCCGCCTGGGACGTCTGGCGGAGGTGTTCGGCCAGACCCTGGCGCGCGTGCGGCGGCAGGCGCGGATCCGGGAACTCCTGTACCTGGACCCCAAGACGGGCCTGTCCAACCGCCACCACTTCCTGGCCCGGGTGGAGGAGGAGACCCACCGGGCCCGCACCCACGCGACCCGGTTCGCGGTGGCTCTGCTGGACGTGGACCCCGGCGAGGGGCAGGACCGGGCCGAGCGCCTGCAGGCCTTCAGCCGCTGGGTGCAGGATGCCGTGCGGTCCTGCGATGTCATCGCCCGCCTGGAGGAGGGACGGTTTGCCCTGCTGCTGGCCGGCATCGGCGGCGAGCGGGCTGCCGCCATCGTGCGACGCCTCGCCCGCAATGCCGTGGAGAGCGTCCTCGGGCCCGGGGGCCGCCTGTGGCTGGGCACGGCCTCGGGCGACGGCGAGGCGACCCCGGAGGTCCTGCTGTCCCGGGCGGAGCGGGCGCTGGCCGAGGTGACGTAG
- the rpoN gene encoding RNA polymerase factor sigma-54, giving the protein MSAEPRLQATVGVTPALHQRMVPKLMLVNSLLVLPINQLLARIEQELAENPALELDEQAPADLPGPDELGPSLTEWTPDDGDDDPFARVVAPVSLQEHLLMVLQAQGLSARDHAIGERLIGYINDNGYLEATPAQVAQELNVEVEEVEAVLARIQRFEPVGVGARNVEECLLLQLRVQEPSPANRLAQQIVASHLADLAAHRFEKIARDLGVTAAQVREAHELVRSTCYPYPGERFRNEQDGGRTRPAEVARPDVIIRRTDEGWAVELVRQDAFALRVNAFYEDLRRQMRRASAAYSDRSREHVRDYVSRAKMFIEALQRRNWTFASIVQAIVRAQWEFLERGPGHLRPLTKAMVAAELGISESTVSRALDGKFAQLPGGQVVSFEVFFDQSLPIKERIRSLIASETRPLTDEEIARRLGAEGIRIARRTVTKYREEMHIPPSTARGRPAGIR; this is encoded by the coding sequence GTGTCCGCCGAGCCCCGCCTGCAGGCCACCGTCGGCGTCACGCCCGCGCTGCACCAGCGCATGGTGCCCAAGCTCATGCTGGTCAACTCCCTGCTGGTGCTGCCCATCAACCAGCTCCTGGCGCGGATCGAGCAGGAGCTGGCCGAAAACCCCGCCCTGGAGCTGGATGAGCAGGCGCCGGCGGACCTGCCCGGCCCCGACGAGCTCGGGCCGTCCCTCACCGAGTGGACCCCCGACGACGGCGACGACGATCCGTTTGCCCGGGTGGTCGCCCCCGTATCCCTGCAGGAGCACCTGCTGATGGTTCTGCAGGCCCAGGGACTGTCGGCGCGGGACCACGCCATCGGCGAACGGCTGATCGGCTACATCAACGACAACGGCTACCTGGAGGCCACCCCGGCTCAGGTGGCCCAGGAGTTGAACGTCGAGGTGGAGGAGGTGGAGGCGGTCCTGGCGCGCATCCAGCGCTTCGAGCCCGTGGGGGTGGGCGCCCGGAACGTCGAGGAGTGCCTGCTGCTGCAGTTGCGGGTCCAGGAGCCCTCCCCGGCCAACCGCTTGGCCCAGCAGATTGTCGCCTCCCACCTGGCCGACCTGGCCGCCCACCGTTTCGAGAAGATCGCCCGGGACCTGGGGGTGACCGCGGCCCAGGTCCGCGAAGCCCACGAGCTGGTGCGGTCCACCTGCTACCCCTATCCCGGCGAGAGATTCCGCAACGAGCAGGACGGCGGCCGCACCCGCCCGGCGGAGGTAGCCCGTCCCGATGTGATCATCCGCCGCACCGATGAGGGATGGGCGGTGGAGCTGGTCCGCCAGGACGCCTTCGCCCTCCGGGTCAACGCCTTCTACGAGGACCTGCGCCGGCAGATGCGCCGGGCGTCGGCAGCCTACTCGGACCGCTCCCGGGAGCACGTGCGGGACTACGTGAGCCGGGCCAAGATGTTCATCGAGGCCCTGCAGCGCCGCAACTGGACCTTTGCCAGCATCGTGCAGGCCATCGTGCGCGCCCAGTGGGAGTTCCTGGAGCGCGGCCCCGGCCACCTGCGGCCCCTCACCAAGGCCATGGTGGCGGCGGAGCTGGGGATCAGCGAGTCCACCGTCAGTCGGGCGCTGGACGGGAAGTTCGCCCAGCTCCCCGGCGGCCAGGTGGTGAGCTTCGAGGTCTTTTTCGACCAGTCACTGCCCATCAAGGAGCGCATCCGCAGCCTGATCGCGTCCGAAACCCGACCCCTGACCGACGAGGAGATTGCGCGCCGCCTGGGGGCCGAGGGGATCCGCATCGCCCGCCGGACGGTGACCAAGTACCGCGAGGAGATGCACATCCCGCCGTCCACCGCCCGCGGCCGTCCCGCCGGCATCCGCTGA
- a CDS encoding response regulator: MDAQPASILVVDDEDAIRDLCARVLGRTYRVRAVADGPAAVEAARDDPPDLLLTDIRMPGMSGLDAARRIVADHPEVSVVVMTGFSELDSLLETVKLGVSGFLMKPFTPDDLRRTVEEGLRKGLYFRRNARLRALQPLLDLRSARPGDVEPARLFRVITETVLHELEADAVSLVCLEDGGSEVLVTTSTAGPAGPTTVQGDGAASSSVRLSAEDLLAAAAPAPDDDGRTLSAPLQVAGSVVGILTASRSEPFGAVDRDILRVIAAQGAIAIENIRLFHRLRRSYWKTVYALAATVDLRDQPTRGHSDRLAQYAVAMGARLGLPADRLEDLKIAALLHDIGKIGIGDAILRKPTELTPEEYDWMKTHTLMGAKILAMADFPPRVVEAVLFHHERFDGTGYPLGLRGDQIPLEARILAGADALESMTSTRAYRAALPLAQALQELERGRGTQFDPQVLDALLACLRAGELAPLVLAEAAPVAGEGER; encoded by the coding sequence ATGGACGCGCAGCCGGCCAGCATCCTGGTGGTGGACGATGAGGACGCGATCCGCGACCTCTGCGCGCGCGTCCTCGGGCGGACCTACCGCGTCCGCGCGGTGGCCGACGGCCCAGCGGCGGTGGAGGCCGCCCGGGACGACCCTCCCGACCTGCTGCTCACCGACATCCGCATGCCGGGCATGAGCGGGCTGGACGCCGCCCGGCGGATCGTGGCCGATCACCCGGAAGTCTCGGTGGTGGTCATGACCGGCTTCAGCGAGTTGGACAGCCTGCTGGAGACGGTCAAGCTGGGCGTGAGCGGTTTCCTGATGAAGCCGTTCACCCCCGACGACCTCCGGCGGACGGTGGAAGAGGGCCTGCGCAAGGGCCTGTACTTCCGGCGCAACGCGCGGCTGCGGGCGCTGCAGCCCCTGCTGGACCTCCGCAGCGCCCGGCCGGGCGACGTGGAGCCAGCGCGCCTGTTCCGGGTCATCACCGAGACCGTCCTGCACGAGCTGGAGGCCGATGCGGTCTCCCTGGTGTGCCTGGAAGACGGCGGCTCGGAGGTGCTGGTCACCACCTCCACCGCCGGCCCCGCCGGCCCGACCACCGTGCAGGGCGACGGCGCCGCGTCGTCCTCGGTACGCCTGTCCGCCGAGGACCTGCTGGCCGCGGCGGCGCCTGCCCCCGATGACGACGGCCGCACCCTGTCGGCGCCCCTGCAGGTGGCCGGAAGCGTGGTCGGCATCCTCACCGCCTCCCGGTCCGAGCCGTTTGGCGCGGTGGACAGGGACATCCTGCGGGTCATCGCCGCCCAGGGAGCCATCGCCATCGAGAACATCCGCCTGTTCCACCGGCTGCGGCGGTCCTACTGGAAGACCGTCTACGCCCTGGCCGCCACCGTGGACCTGCGGGACCAGCCCACCCGGGGCCACTCGGACCGGCTGGCCCAGTACGCGGTGGCCATGGGGGCCCGGCTGGGCCTGCCCGCCGACCGGCTGGAGGACCTGAAGATCGCCGCGCTGCTCCACGACATCGGCAAGATCGGCATCGGCGACGCCATCCTGCGCAAGCCTACGGAGCTCACGCCCGAGGAATATGACTGGATGAAGACCCACACCCTCATGGGCGCCAAGATCCTGGCCATGGCCGACTTTCCGCCGCGGGTGGTGGAGGCGGTGCTGTTCCACCACGAGCGGTTCGACGGCACCGGCTACCCGCTGGGGCTGCGGGGAGACCAGATCCCCCTGGAGGCCCGCATCCTGGCCGGCGCCGACGCCCTGGAGAGCATGACCAGTACCCGGGCGTACCGGGCCGCCCTGCCGCTGGCCCAGGCCCTCCAGGAACTGGAGCGCGGCCGGGGCACCCAGTTCGACCCCCAGGTCCTGGACGCCCTGCTGGCCTGCCTGCGGGCGGGCGAACTGGCCCCCCTCGTGCTGGCAGAGGCAGCGCCGGTGGCCGGGGAGGGGGAGAGGTAA
- a CDS encoding sigma-54 dependent transcriptional regulator yields the protein MTLAADSSQPPDISILVVDDEEHLRTLLAKILRDEGYSVETAVDGQEGLDRFRSGRFDLVVLDLKLPKIDGMSVLRAMMEHDPEALVIVITAFSTIDTAIQAIKLGAYHYVAKPFRPEELMIVVHKALERARLLRQNRALQQELVRTFKFEGIVGNSPRMREVLRLAAAVAPTDATVLIYGETGTGKELLARSIHSQSPRAHGPFVVVNCGAIPETLLETELFGHEKGAFTSAVSSRIGRFERAQDGTIFLDEIGDMSPAMQVKLLRVLQERVIERVGGSRPIDVNARVIAATNKDLRKAIAEGQFREDLYYRLAVMPIELPPLRERREDIQPLAYHFLNKYAVAFGKRIKGFTPAALKKLRDHDWPGNVRELEYTIQRVVILATSEVIGADDIWLDEQSQHGTRFPRALSLAEAERRHIHAVLKMTGWNLDEAARVLEIDRAVLDSKIRDHHLSAEAG from the coding sequence ATGACGCTCGCCGCCGACTCCTCGCAGCCCCCCGACATCTCCATCCTCGTCGTTGACGACGAGGAGCACCTGCGGACCCTGCTGGCCAAGATCCTGCGGGACGAGGGCTATTCGGTGGAGACCGCCGTGGACGGCCAGGAGGGGCTGGACCGGTTCCGGTCCGGCCGCTTCGACCTCGTCGTGCTGGACCTCAAATTGCCCAAGATCGATGGCATGAGCGTCCTGCGGGCGATGATGGAGCACGACCCCGAAGCCCTGGTCATCGTCATCACGGCGTTTTCCACCATCGATACCGCCATCCAGGCCATCAAGCTGGGCGCCTACCACTATGTGGCCAAGCCCTTCCGGCCCGAGGAACTCATGATCGTGGTGCACAAGGCCCTGGAGCGCGCCCGCCTCCTGCGGCAGAACCGTGCCCTCCAGCAGGAGCTGGTCCGCACCTTCAAGTTCGAGGGCATCGTGGGCAACTCCCCGCGCATGCGGGAAGTCCTCCGGCTGGCGGCGGCGGTGGCGCCCACCGATGCCACCGTCCTCATCTATGGGGAAACGGGCACCGGCAAGGAACTGCTGGCCCGGTCCATCCACTCGCAGAGCCCGCGGGCCCACGGGCCCTTCGTGGTGGTCAACTGCGGCGCGATCCCCGAGACGTTGTTGGAGACCGAGCTGTTCGGGCACGAGAAGGGCGCATTCACCAGCGCTGTGAGCAGCCGGATCGGGCGCTTCGAGCGCGCGCAGGACGGCACCATTTTCCTCGACGAAATCGGCGACATGAGCCCGGCGATGCAGGTGAAGTTGCTGCGCGTCCTGCAGGAGCGGGTGATCGAGCGGGTGGGGGGGAGTCGCCCCATTGACGTGAACGCCCGGGTCATCGCCGCCACCAACAAGGACCTGCGGAAGGCCATTGCCGAGGGGCAGTTCCGGGAGGACCTGTACTACCGGCTGGCGGTGATGCCCATCGAGCTGCCTCCTCTGCGGGAGCGCCGGGAGGACATCCAGCCCCTGGCCTACCACTTCCTCAACAAGTACGCCGTGGCCTTCGGCAAGCGGATCAAGGGGTTCACCCCGGCAGCCCTCAAGAAACTGCGGGACCACGACTGGCCGGGCAACGTCCGGGAGCTGGAGTACACCATCCAGCGGGTGGTCATCCTGGCCACCAGCGAGGTCATCGGAGCCGATGACATCTGGCTGGACGAGCAGTCCCAGCACGGCACCCGCTTCCCCCGCGCGCTGTCCCTGGCCGAGGCCGAGCGGCGCCACATCCACGCCGTTCTGAAGATGACGGGGTGGAATCTCGATGAGGCCGCCCGGGTCCTGGAGATCGATCGCGCCGTCCTGGACAGCAAGATCCGCGACCACCACCTGAGCGCCGAAGCCGGCTGA
- a CDS encoding ATP-binding protein, with translation MRHLPVPARLYVGGVIAAGAALALVVPRLPGAAPRLDPAFGIFVVAALLTQLVGVRVIMPGREGMAWSLIDAVIVATILLFPPGNIVVLVLITFTAYWIKRRELPWYQGAFNIAQHVLSVCAAEAVWLLARPADGGGALALRWYAGAFAAGGTFYLVNGALVTLAIALAAGRPPLQVGVISRHSFYREMVLVWMGAVVADFWLVNPWRTVLLALPLAGLSKMLRIQIEDAERIRRSQQDAEARAQQLASLNELAQALTSSLDLDQVYQALYAQVRKIPGVDVVGVGVLDAATQRLEFGLWRTADRAFSPYSRSAADSPFRELLAIRGPQVYRRPEDEDRIRQLAWYGPLLQDAVVVVIPLAVGERVVGLVIVGARQDLTPPDVDLLSTMASQAAVAMEKAQLFANLQRQMAMLEQTQFQLMQSAKLATIGELAAFVAHEINNPLTSVLGYASLILSETPPEDPRRADLEVIEKEALRARAIVRDLLGYARQTDAAMEQTHVNDAIQAVLPLIRRRAESQNVQIAARLDPDVPPILGDVNQLKQVFINILNNAIDAMPHGGQVEIITRQVSGNGSGPQVEITFQDTGVGIPPEKLDRIFDPFFTTKENGKGTGLGLPISKRIVERHGGTIAVDSTLGQGTRFTIYLPVAAP, from the coding sequence ATGAGACATCTGCCTGTGCCGGCGCGCCTGTACGTCGGGGGGGTGATCGCCGCCGGGGCCGCCCTGGCCCTGGTCGTCCCCCGGCTGCCGGGAGCCGCCCCGCGCCTGGATCCCGCATTCGGCATCTTCGTGGTGGCGGCGCTGCTCACGCAACTGGTGGGCGTGCGCGTCATCATGCCGGGCCGGGAGGGGATGGCCTGGTCGCTGATCGACGCCGTCATCGTCGCCACCATCCTGCTGTTCCCTCCCGGCAACATCGTGGTCCTGGTCCTGATCACGTTCACCGCCTACTGGATCAAGCGGCGGGAACTGCCCTGGTACCAGGGGGCATTCAACATCGCCCAGCACGTCCTGTCGGTGTGCGCCGCGGAGGCGGTGTGGCTGCTGGCGCGCCCCGCCGACGGCGGCGGCGCGCTGGCCCTGCGCTGGTACGCGGGGGCGTTTGCGGCCGGCGGGACGTTCTACCTGGTCAACGGTGCCCTGGTCACCCTGGCCATCGCCCTGGCTGCCGGCCGCCCGCCGCTGCAGGTGGGGGTGATCTCCCGCCACAGCTTCTACCGGGAGATGGTCCTGGTCTGGATGGGCGCCGTGGTGGCCGACTTCTGGCTGGTCAATCCGTGGCGGACCGTCCTGCTGGCCCTCCCCCTGGCGGGCCTGTCCAAGATGCTGCGGATCCAGATCGAGGACGCCGAGCGCATCCGCCGCAGCCAGCAGGATGCGGAAGCCCGCGCCCAGCAGCTGGCCAGCCTCAACGAGCTGGCCCAGGCCCTCACCAGCAGCCTGGACCTGGACCAGGTCTACCAGGCCCTGTACGCCCAGGTCCGCAAGATTCCCGGAGTGGACGTCGTCGGCGTCGGGGTGCTGGACGCCGCCACCCAGCGCCTGGAGTTCGGGCTGTGGCGCACCGCGGATCGCGCCTTCTCCCCCTACAGCCGCAGCGCCGCCGACTCGCCGTTCCGCGAGCTGCTCGCGATCCGCGGACCGCAGGTCTACCGTCGGCCTGAGGACGAGGACCGGATCCGCCAGCTGGCGTGGTACGGGCCACTGCTGCAGGACGCGGTGGTGGTGGTCATCCCCCTGGCGGTGGGCGAGCGGGTCGTGGGGCTGGTGATTGTGGGCGCCCGGCAGGACCTGACTCCTCCGGACGTGGACCTGCTGTCCACCATGGCCAGTCAGGCGGCGGTGGCCATGGAGAAGGCGCAGCTGTTCGCCAACCTGCAGCGGCAGATGGCCATGCTGGAGCAGACCCAGTTCCAGCTCATGCAGTCGGCCAAACTGGCCACCATCGGCGAGCTGGCGGCCTTCGTGGCTCACGAGATCAACAACCCCCTGACCAGCGTCCTGGGCTACGCCTCCCTGATCCTCAGCGAGACGCCCCCCGAGGACCCCCGCCGGGCCGACCTGGAGGTCATCGAAAAGGAGGCCCTGCGGGCGAGGGCCATCGTGCGGGACCTGCTGGGCTACGCCCGCCAGACCGACGCCGCCATGGAGCAGACCCATGTCAACGACGCCATCCAGGCGGTCCTGCCCCTGATCCGCCGGCGGGCCGAGTCCCAGAACGTGCAGATCGCAGCCCGGCTGGACCCGGACGTCCCTCCCATTCTGGGCGATGTCAACCAGCTCAAGCAGGTCTTCATCAACATCCTCAACAATGCCATCGACGCCATGCCCCACGGCGGCCAGGTGGAGATCATCACCCGCCAGGTGAGCGGGAACGGCAGCGGTCCCCAGGTGGAGATCACGTTCCAGGACACGGGGGTCGGCATCCCGCCCGAGAAGCTGGACCGTATCTTCGACCCCTTCTTCACCACCAAGGAGAACGGCAAGGGCACCGGGCTGGGGCTGCCCATCAGCAAGAGGATCGTGGAGCGCCACGGGGGCACCATCGCCGTGGACAGCACCCTGGGACAGGGCACGCGGTTCACCATCTACCTGCCGGTGGCCGCGCCGTGA
- a CDS encoding response regulator — MTQTALPQVRAARILVIDDEAPIRDLCARVLARAGYQVTSAGSGEEGLARLGEEPVDLIVTDIRMPGLSGLDVLERAKAAFPGVRVILITGFGTPQTLARAEQAGADRILTKPFNPAELVAAVREILAPAG, encoded by the coding sequence GTGACCCAGACCGCCCTCCCGCAGGTGCGCGCCGCCCGGATCCTCGTCATCGACGACGAGGCCCCCATCCGCGACCTGTGCGCCCGCGTCCTCGCCCGCGCGGGCTACCAAGTGACCAGCGCCGGCAGCGGCGAGGAAGGCCTGGCCCGCCTGGGCGAGGAACCCGTGGACCTGATCGTCACCGACATCCGCATGCCCGGGCTGTCGGGGCTGGACGTCCTCGAGCGCGCCAAGGCGGCCTTCCCCGGCGTGCGGGTCATCCTGATCACCGGGTTCGGCACGCCCCAGACCCTGGCCCGGGCCGAGCAGGCGGGAGCCGACCGGATCCTCACCAAGCCCTTCAATCCCGCCGAGCTGGTGGCGGCGGTGCGCGAGATCCTCGCCCCGGCCGGGTGA
- a CDS encoding nucleotidyltransferase domain-containing protein, translating into MTAFAALRDFFSREREVAAVYLYGTYADERTWPDSDIEIALLFPEPADEQAIDDYLERLAGANPLQDAPGILMPFALNTHVLPVIYEILASAHPLVVHDPAAVRAFAARAGARVEQERAAMLQDARDAIVQARALGATDAAPRLARPARPLDPLRIGWRLARILTAAAVLEPATRDAGEAGEDPDQLGHIIGWFSNAAGAATGIAKAALSLWEIPRPSRRWQVFLPLADAGAITTELALQLGAVVEARWQLLTRSGLADPERIAASVRAALAPLLTFARLAAWYCDLPGGSEQRVH; encoded by the coding sequence GTGACGGCGTTTGCCGCGTTGCGCGATTTCTTCTCCCGGGAACGGGAGGTGGCTGCCGTCTACCTCTACGGCACCTACGCCGATGAGCGCACCTGGCCCGACAGCGATATCGAGATCGCCCTGCTGTTCCCCGAGCCCGCCGACGAGCAGGCCATCGACGACTACCTGGAACGCCTGGCCGGCGCCAATCCCCTGCAGGACGCGCCGGGCATCCTGATGCCCTTCGCGCTCAACACCCACGTCCTGCCGGTCATCTACGAGATCCTGGCCAGCGCCCACCCGCTGGTGGTGCACGATCCCGCGGCGGTGCGCGCGTTTGCGGCCCGCGCCGGGGCGCGGGTGGAACAGGAGCGGGCCGCAATGCTCCAGGACGCCCGGGACGCCATCGTTCAGGCCCGGGCCCTGGGCGCCACCGACGCGGCGCCGCGCCTGGCCCGGCCCGCCCGCCCGCTGGATCCCCTGCGCATCGGGTGGCGGCTGGCCCGGATCCTCACCGCGGCCGCAGTCCTGGAGCCGGCGACGCGGGATGCCGGAGAGGCCGGCGAGGATCCCGACCAGCTGGGACACATCATCGGGTGGTTCAGCAACGCCGCGGGAGCCGCCACCGGCATCGCCAAGGCCGCGCTCAGCCTGTGGGAGATCCCGCGGCCCAGCCGGCGCTGGCAGGTGTTCCTGCCCCTGGCGGATGCCGGGGCAATCACCACCGAACTGGCCCTGCAGCTGGGGGCGGTGGTGGAGGCGCGATGGCAGCTGCTGACCCGGAGCGGGCTGGCGGACCCGGAGCGTATCGCCGCCTCCGTCCGGGCCGCGTTGGCGCCCCTGCTGACCTTTGCCCGGCTGGCGGCCTGGTACTGCGACCTGCCCGGAGGCTCTGAGCAGCGGGTGCACTGA
- a CDS encoding helix-turn-helix transcriptional regulator, translated as MAGRGPAVDDLPRRVRSLVPLAPDRPLRKVRAGGGTVEVLCEVEVDGSRYVLSRITPAPAGVTLSPRERQIAALVARGLPTKAIAAALSISAWTVATHLRRIYHRLGVGSRAAMVARLLEDGVLTLER; from the coding sequence ATGGCAGGCCGCGGACCTGCGGTGGACGATCTGCCCCGGCGGGTGCGGTCGCTGGTCCCGCTGGCCCCGGATCGTCCCCTCCGAAAAGTGCGGGCGGGCGGGGGGACGGTGGAAGTCCTGTGCGAGGTGGAGGTGGACGGGTCGCGGTACGTCCTCTCGCGGATCACGCCCGCCCCGGCGGGCGTCACCCTCAGCCCCCGCGAGCGGCAGATCGCGGCATTGGTGGCCCGGGGCCTGCCGACCAAGGCGATTGCCGCGGCCCTCTCCATCAGCGCGTGGACGGTGGCCACGCATCTGCGCCGGATCTACCACCGCCTGGGAGTCGGGTCCCGCGCCGCCATGGTCGCGCGGCTGCTCGAGGACGGGGTTCTGACGCTGGAGCGCTGA